A region from the Cherax quadricarinatus isolate ZL_2023a chromosome 55, ASM3850222v1, whole genome shotgun sequence genome encodes:
- the LOC128698957 gene encoding single insulin-like growth factor-binding domain protein-2, whose product MATAAAVAPLLFLCFLFTIVSVYGLTCWPCQGVVCPSIDTYDCPSGVVKSGCECCHECAKEQGEKCGGSFDVFGKCAEGLVCVRQVGQEGRPTFITWEGVCLTPQQAESSITSSTGPPRDTPLPASTTTPRTSHLKRSIPAAINNSPIY is encoded by the exons ATggcgactgctgctgctgttgctcctctaCTGTTCCTCTGCTTCTTATTCACCATCGTCAG TGTGTATGGGCTGACGTGTTGGCCGTGTCAAGGCGTGGTTTGCCCTTCTATCGACACGTACGACTGTCCCAGCGGGGTGGTGAAGAGCGGTTGCGAGTGCTGCCACGAGTGTGCCAAG GAGCAAGGGGAGAAGTGTGGAGGAAGCTTTGATGTGTTTGGTAAGTGCGCAGAAGGTTTAGTATGTGTGAGACAGGTTGGTCAGGAGGGTCGTCCTACCTTCATAACCTGGGAAGGAGTGTGTCTCACGCCCCAGCAAGCTGAGTCCTCCATCACCAGCAGTACTGGACCTCCCCGTGACACTCCTCTACCCGCGAGTACCACCACGCCCAGGACGTCGCACCTCAAGAGGAG TATTCCTGCAGCCATCAACAACTCTCCCATCTACTGA